In a single window of the Bacillus clarus genome:
- a CDS encoding alpha/beta-type small acid-soluble spore protein, whose protein sequence is MARNRNSNHLASNGAQAALDQMKYEIAQEFGVQLGADTSSRANGSVGGEITKRLVAMAEQQLGGGYTR, encoded by the coding sequence ATGGCTAGAAATCGTAATTCTAATCATTTAGCATCAAACGGAGCACAAGCGGCTCTAGATCAAATGAAATATGAGATTGCACAGGAATTTGGTGTACAACTTGGAGCTGATACTTCTTCACGTGCAAACGGTTCTGTAGGCGGTGAAATCACAAAACGCCTTGTAGCGATGGCAGAACAACAGCTTGGTGGCGGATATACTCGCTAA
- a CDS encoding MgtC/SapB family protein, with protein sequence MSYEFLLKLGLALFLGLFIGIDRQLKNKPLGVKTSMVISVASCLITIVSIESVHVYSVPGHTNMDPMRLAAQIVSGIGFLGAGVILRRSNDVISGLTTASMVWAASALGIAIGAGFYIQATVAMILIILAINVLPHLVKIAGPYSLRQKDLSIKITVNKHRELDGIFKQIKNLNMQVKRVKIKDIDNGASQQLEMVILAPEDLYTTELYSSLKEIDHVVSVEVESR encoded by the coding sequence ATGTCATATGAATTTTTACTCAAATTAGGTTTAGCACTCTTTTTAGGTTTATTCATCGGGATTGATAGGCAGCTAAAGAACAAACCGCTTGGTGTGAAAACAAGTATGGTTATTTCTGTAGCGAGTTGTTTAATTACAATTGTTTCAATTGAATCGGTACATGTATATTCTGTTCCGGGTCATACGAATATGGACCCAATGCGATTAGCGGCCCAAATTGTAAGTGGTATCGGTTTTCTTGGGGCTGGTGTAATTTTACGAAGAAGTAATGATGTAATTTCTGGGTTAACGACAGCTTCAATGGTATGGGCTGCATCTGCTTTAGGAATTGCGATTGGAGCAGGCTTTTATATACAAGCAACAGTAGCGATGATTTTAATTATATTAGCAATCAATGTGCTTCCTCATCTTGTGAAAATTGCTGGACCATATTCATTAAGACAAAAGGACTTATCTATTAAAATTACCGTAAACAAACATCGAGAGTTAGATGGGATTTTTAAGCAAATTAAAAATTTAAATATGCAAGTGAAACGAGTGAAAATTAAAGATATTGATAACGGAGCATCTCAGCAATTAGAAATGGTTATTTTAGCTCCAGAAGATTTATATACAACTGAGCTATATAGTTCGTTAAAAGAGATTGATCATGTTGTTTCTGTTGAAGTTGAAAGTAGATAA
- a CDS encoding GNAT family N-acetyltransferase, producing MVGINIRRAMKEDILGIAKVHAESWKTTYKGILPNEVLDNITYEQREKQWENIFQQAKNHQYRFVAETLDGKIIGFIDGGVERTGAYSCDGELYAIYILQEYQGLKVGQRLFYSLLSEFIKNDIDSVLVWVISNNPSKKFYEKFSPEKVDTKFLERLHVEETAYCWRDMDLLYRRVGK from the coding sequence ATGGTGGGAATAAATATTAGAAGAGCAATGAAAGAAGATATATTAGGTATAGCAAAAGTACACGCAGAAAGTTGGAAAACAACTTATAAGGGAATATTACCTAATGAAGTTTTAGATAACATAACGTATGAACAACGAGAAAAACAATGGGAGAATATCTTTCAGCAAGCAAAGAATCACCAATATAGATTTGTAGCAGAGACGTTAGATGGAAAGATTATTGGTTTTATTGATGGTGGAGTTGAAAGAACAGGTGCATATAGTTGCGATGGAGAGTTATATGCGATATATATTTTACAAGAATATCAAGGATTAAAAGTAGGACAAAGATTATTTTATAGTCTTTTATCTGAATTTATAAAAAATGATATCGATTCTGTGTTAGTATGGGTAATTTCAAATAATCCTTCCAAAAAATTTTATGAGAAATTTAGTCCTGAAAAAGTTGATACTAAATTTTTAGAAAGATTACATGTGGAAGAAACGGCGTATTGTTGGAGAGATATGGATCTTTTATATAGACGAGTAGGTAAATAA
- a CDS encoding YkyA family protein, which yields MKYGKVAVVGALSVGLLSGCFGEKPEENLYTAFESAATQEKSLADDTKKLEKLEKQGQELYSQILQEGKEQNEAVMKKIDQATAIVDEREKILKNEKELLEKAQKETKSVQSNIDKIEDKKLQGQAKKVEESYKNRYEAFQKMNENYTKALAAEKELYAKLKIKETKLKEIGENVKTFNTQNEEAQKAKEQFNQHTKEYNEGKLAFYKDAKIKIKEQK from the coding sequence TTGAAGTATGGAAAAGTAGCAGTAGTTGGAGCATTATCAGTAGGATTATTATCAGGTTGTTTCGGTGAAAAGCCAGAAGAAAACTTATATACAGCTTTTGAAAGTGCAGCAACACAAGAAAAATCATTGGCTGATGACACGAAAAAATTAGAGAAGTTAGAAAAGCAAGGGCAGGAACTATACTCTCAAATTCTACAAGAAGGTAAAGAACAGAATGAGGCAGTAATGAAGAAAATAGATCAAGCTACTGCAATTGTAGATGAGCGTGAAAAAATATTAAAAAATGAAAAAGAGTTATTAGAAAAAGCTCAAAAAGAAACAAAGTCTGTTCAAAGTAACATTGATAAGATTGAAGATAAGAAATTACAAGGACAAGCAAAAAAAGTAGAAGAATCATATAAAAATCGTTATGAAGCATTTCAAAAGATGAATGAAAACTATACGAAAGCATTAGCAGCTGAAAAAGAACTGTATGCAAAGTTAAAAATAAAAGAAACGAAGCTAAAAGAAATTGGTGAAAATGTCAAAACTTTTAATACACAAAATGAAGAAGCGCAAAAGGCAAAAGAACAGTTTAACCAACATACAAAAGAGTATAATGAAGGTAAATTAGCATTTTATAAAGATGCAAAGATTAAGATTAAAGAGCAAAAATAA